The following are from one region of the Sorghum bicolor cultivar BTx623 chromosome 2, Sorghum_bicolor_NCBIv3, whole genome shotgun sequence genome:
- the LOC8058351 gene encoding uncharacterized protein LOC8058351 yields MGSSSKVVRPEEVLESLKNDGSIDALRMKIIAQLKANEDMKKNTMMMVEQSKVLNTPGAEKKTKRELFDALRQELETPVLEKASKAVWELILDNGGLGKEITETVEKVFCRLSGIDMMPPPPSVSGAHQEKDDMAVDEVVKSKEVDAFEPSSSRKRPFSDVNRKGAGALPNGSATDQHDESEDSDQKI; encoded by the exons ATGGGGTCGTCCTCGAAGGTGGTGCGGCCGGAGGAGGTGCTGGAGTCGCTGAAGAACGACGGCAGCATCGATGCTCTCCGCATGAAGATCATCGCCCAGCTCAAGGCCAAC GAAGATATGAAGAAAAACACTATGATGATGgtggagcaaagcaaggtactGAATACTCCTGGAGCTGAGAAAAAGACCAAGAGAGAGTTATTTGATGCACTTCGACAAGAACTGGA GACTCCAGTCCTTGAGAAAGCCTCCAAGGCAGTTTGGGAGCTGATTCTAGACAATGGTGGATTAGGGAAAGAGATAACCGAAACAGTTGAGAAAGTCTTCTGTCGGCTCAGTGGAATTGACATGATGCCACCTCCGCCTTCAGTATCTGGGGCTCATCAAGAGAAAGATGACATGGCTGTTGATGAAGTTGTGAAGAGCAAGGAGGTGGATGCTTTTGAACCATCCTCATCAAGGAAGAGACCCTTCAGTGACGTTAACCGAAAAGGAGCAGGTGCTTTACCAAATGGCAGTGCTACAGACCAGCATGATGAGTCTGAGGATAGTGACCAGAAGATATGA